From a region of the Nitrospira sp. genome:
- a CDS encoding 30S ribosomal protein S21 codes for MEIKVFNNNVEKALKVAKKKLAGEGLFRELKRRRFYEKPSVRKKAKQREAQRRRQKWLSKRRPD; via the coding sequence ATGGAAATCAAGGTTTTTAACAATAACGTTGAAAAAGCCCTTAAGGTCGCGAAAAAGAAGTTGGCGGGAGAAGGGCTATTCCGCGAGCTCAAGCGCCGTCGTTTCTATGAGAAGCCCAGTGTCAGGAAGAAAGCCAAACAGCGTGAGGCACAGAGGCGTCGGCAAAAATGGCTTTCCAAGAGAAGACCTGACTAG
- a CDS encoding DsrE family protein, whose amino-acid sequence MSTTQKFVIFAHNATYDKLHQVATLGMTAAAMGKDVIVVLLFWTIKKLAEGKIDQIDFPPEYAGSAEEVTRLLKEKKVPKISEMFQDAKQVGNLRLIACSAGLEYMGVDTDVVEKNVDEVMGLPAILSLTAEAETKLFI is encoded by the coding sequence ATGTCGACCACACAGAAATTCGTCATCTTTGCTCACAATGCGACGTACGACAAGCTGCACCAAGTTGCGACACTTGGCATGACGGCTGCGGCGATGGGCAAGGACGTGATCGTTGTCTTGTTGTTCTGGACGATCAAAAAACTCGCCGAAGGCAAGATCGATCAGATTGATTTCCCGCCGGAATATGCCGGATCAGCCGAGGAGGTGACTCGACTGCTCAAAGAGAAGAAGGTGCCGAAGATTTCTGAAATGTTTCAGGATGCCAAGCAGGTCGGAAACCTTCGGCTCATCGCCTGCAGTGCAGGGTTGGAGTATATGGGCGTGGACACGGACGTGGTCGAAAAGAATGTCGATGAGGTTATGGGGCTACCGGCCATCCTTTCGCTGACGGCCGAGGCAGAAACGAAGCTGTTCATCTGA
- a CDS encoding endonuclease III, which yields MRRDEIHEAIRLVRQEVRRWQEPVLGVVAKQSNRDPFLILISCLLSLRTKDKTTREASDRLFALAHTPTSMLKLPLRKIERAIYPVGFYRTKAKSIHQICHQLIDEYGGRVPDSIDELVTLPGVGRKTANLVVTVGFQKPGICVDVHVHRISNRWGYIKTKTPEESEQALRRKLPKQYWITYNDLLVPYGQNLCVPVSPLCSGCKLSGLCDRVGVIKSR from the coding sequence ATGCGCCGAGATGAAATCCACGAGGCGATCCGGCTTGTCAGGCAAGAGGTTCGCCGATGGCAAGAACCGGTCCTCGGCGTCGTCGCCAAGCAATCCAATCGAGATCCATTTCTGATCCTCATCTCCTGTCTCCTCAGTCTTCGCACTAAAGACAAGACTACTAGGGAAGCCAGTGATCGACTGTTTGCCCTGGCACACACACCGACATCAATGCTGAAGCTGCCCCTGAGAAAGATCGAACGGGCGATCTATCCGGTCGGATTCTACCGAACGAAGGCCAAATCAATTCATCAGATTTGCCATCAGCTGATCGATGAATACGGAGGCAGGGTGCCGGACTCCATCGACGAGTTGGTGACCCTCCCAGGAGTTGGGAGGAAGACCGCCAATCTGGTCGTCACCGTCGGATTTCAAAAGCCTGGAATTTGTGTCGATGTGCATGTCCATCGCATCAGTAACCGGTGGGGCTACATCAAAACGAAGACTCCGGAAGAATCGGAACAAGCCCTGAGGCGCAAGCTTCCCAAACAGTACTGGATCACCTACAACGACCTCCTCGTGCCCTATGGGCAAAACCTGTGCGTTCCAGTTTCGCCGCTCTGTAGCGGATGCAAGTTGAGCGGGCTGTGTGATCGAGTAGGAGTCATAAAAAGCCGTTAA